One Elusimicrobiota bacterium genomic region harbors:
- a CDS encoding helix-turn-helix domain-containing protein, whose amino-acid sequence MDELLTLKEFCAILKISQETAHDWIRKYRDLPAFKLGRLWRFKKDELLEWIDKQKERSDKNFRPKEIL is encoded by the coding sequence ATGGATGAACTTTTAACATTAAAAGAGTTTTGTGCTATTTTGAAAATCTCGCAAGAGACCGCACACGACTGGATACGCAAATACAGAGATTTACCAGCATTCAAACTCGGTCGGTTGTGGCGGTTTAAAAAAGATGAACTCTTAGAATGGATAGACAAGCAGAAAGAAAGATCAGATAAAAATTTCCGTCCCAAAGAGATATTATGA
- a CDS encoding helix-turn-helix domain-containing protein gives MNRLREYRLKKRITLKELSQASGYSIQHINLVELGKDTASKFFKRCIAEIFGVSIDKLFPINSGKIVIPKISTTKFGCYRQRSKKSLKTIAMETGYTRQYLYLIEKSRVTPSIICQRKLAKCLNVSIDKLFLVIYG, from the coding sequence ATGAATCGTTTAAGGGAATATAGATTGAAAAAAAGAATAACACTTAAAGAATTATCACAAGCATCCGGTTATTCAATTCAGCATATAAACTTAGTTGAGTTAGGGAAAGATACAGCGAGTAAATTTTTCAAGAGATGTATTGCTGAAATTTTTGGAGTTTCCATAGATAAACTTTTCCCGATAAATTCAGGAAAAATTGTTATTCCAAAGATTTCAACAACAAAATTTGGTTGTTATCGTCAGCGGTCAAAAAAATCACTTAAAACAATAGCAATGGAAACTGGTTATACAAGACAGTATTTATATCTCATAGAAAAATCAAGAGTAACACCATCAATAATCTGTCAGCGAAAATTAGCAAAATGTTTAAATGTGTCGATAGATAAATTGTTTCTGGTGATTTATGGATGA
- a CDS encoding sigma factor, producing MVKGDFTKKSIGNWEIAITKNVVNEFLKQFRDGRFEFDDLYQECLLHWDKKRNKYQKERGTNEQTFMRNILWKKLKNLYRDQNRNKRKVIFETVSLEQLMVSKYSNDESESIKTLSDILEDMTLQDEENKIFLRNDINKTIDKLSASQKNLCSFIKNNYSIKQIISILRISRKTYYRKLKLIRKIFYAKGLKKYLD from the coding sequence TTGGTCAAAGGAGATTTCACGAAAAAATCAATTGGGAACTGGGAAATTGCAATTACTAAAAATGTTGTGAATGAGTTTTTGAAACAATTTAGAGACGGTCGTTTTGAGTTTGATGATTTATATCAAGAATGTTTACTACATTGGGACAAAAAAAGAAATAAATATCAAAAAGAACGAGGAACCAATGAGCAAACTTTTATGAGAAACATTCTTTGGAAAAAACTAAAAAATCTTTATAGAGACCAAAATAGAAATAAAAGAAAAGTTATTTTTGAGACGGTATCATTAGAGCAATTGATGGTATCAAAATATTCAAACGATGAAAGTGAGTCAATCAAAACATTAAGTGATATATTAGAGGATATGACCCTACAAGATGAAGAAAACAAAATTTTTTTAAGAAACGATATAAATAAAACCATTGATAAACTTTCTGCAAGTCAGAAAAATCTTTGTTCATTTATTAAAAATAACTATTCCATAAAACAAATCATTTCAATTCTAAGAATATCTCGGAAAACGTATTACAGAAAACTCAAACTCATCAGAAAAATTTTTTATGCCAAGGGTTTGAAAAAATACTTGGATTAA
- a CDS encoding MerR family transcriptional regulator, protein MPWPYTLREILKIKEYNKIGETVDILSERCPDITASAIRYWESEGLLAPTKTPGGQRLYTEADLELIRYIKELSRCGYSIKVIKEKIRKLKKGKEPIGWAADKVRKELAISRYMEIYQLFNKKEKTEPIYSKKDLIKILRSEIAKELLDTAVEYKIITPVKVKRKIMFSAYDEIILRVLIYKDEEFKDTFPGGWRRYIEECRDICEVCRHLYHHGLFICGKIQIPAKDYTEMHIGNALFNLISERIMYDSPSGMLENTP, encoded by the coding sequence ATGCCGTGGCCTTATACACTTAGAGAGATTTTGAAAATAAAAGAATATAATAAAATTGGTGAAACTGTGGATATCCTTTCTGAAAGGTGTCCTGATATTACAGCGAGCGCGATACGATACTGGGAGAGCGAAGGTTTATTAGCCCCCACTAAAACACCGGGAGGGCAACGACTGTACACAGAAGCCGACTTAGAACTGATAAGGTACATTAAAGAATTATCTCGCTGTGGGTATTCTATAAAAGTGATTAAAGAAAAAATACGAAAATTAAAAAAAGGAAAAGAACCAATCGGTTGGGCTGCGGATAAAGTAAGAAAAGAACTTGCTATATCCAGGTATATGGAAATATATCAACTTTTTAATAAAAAAGAAAAAACAGAACCCATATATTCTAAAAAAGACTTGATAAAAATTTTAAGGTCGGAAATAGCAAAAGAACTTCTTGATACAGCAGTGGAATATAAAATTATTACGCCTGTAAAAGTAAAAAGGAAAATTATGTTCAGTGCATATGATGAAATAATTTTAAGGGTTCTTATTTATAAAGATGAAGAATTTAAAGATACTTTTCCTGGTGGGTGGCGAAGATATATTGAAGAGTGTAGAGATATTTGTGAGGTATGTAGACATTTGTATCATCATGGTCTTTTTATATGTGGAAAAATACAAATTCCAGCGAAAGATTATACTGAAATGCATATAGGCAATGCCCTTTTTAACTTAATTAGTGAGAGAATTATGTATGATTCACCGTCGGGAATGCTTGAGAATACTCCCTGA